In Papaver somniferum cultivar HN1 chromosome 9, ASM357369v1, whole genome shotgun sequence, the genomic stretch ATCTTCACCGACAGTCGGCCACATTTCCTGGTAAAATCCAGGGGGAAAGCCATCAGGACCTGGCATGGTCCATGGCTGCATACTGAAcacaatctattttatctcctcaGCGCTTGGCTGATTAgttaagagaagattatcaacCTCAGTAATACAAGGCTCAATGTGACTCAGGTACTCATGCGGATCAGCAGGATTTGTAGTTCTACTCATGTGAAGAAATTGAGACCTAATAGTGTCAGCAATTTGATCCATATCGGTCAACCACAACCCTAAGTCATTTTTATATCATCTATTTGAGTCCTTTTCTTCCTGAAGTTTTCCTTGTTGTGGAAGTATGCAGTATTCCTGTCATCATATTTGAGGGCATCCTCTTTACCTCTTTGAACCCAAAAAGCATGTTCAACATTATACCAATGTTCAAGGCTATGTTTTAATTCAATAattatgtttctatcatgcacactATTTCTACTTTCTAGGTCCTGAATTTGACAAACTATTTTCCTAATTTGGGTGTTGATATTCCCAAAGGTATTATGGTTCCAGTCCTTTAGGACAACTTTGGCATCACACAAAGTTTTAGACAGTTTGTAGGCATAAGATCCCTCCCTATTAGAGTTCCAGCTATTTGGAATCAAGACTTTGCAAGAGTCATCCCTAACCAGGCCTTATTAAATCTAAAAGGCCTTTGGGTAGAGTTATCTTTTCTAGAAGTGGTTAATAAAATAGGGCAGTGGTCACTTCCAATGGAAACCAAATGGTAGACAGCTAGATTAGGAAATTGCTCCATCCAGCCGAGCGAAGCTAGAAATCTATCTAGTCTCTCTAGGATAAGTTCACCTTCATCTCTCCTATTAGTCCAGGTGAATGGATTTCCTATATAGGGTAGACTAACTAGGCCAACTTTATCAATAAGCAAATTATTAGCATCTAGAGAGGATTGAGAAGGAGTGATAcctccttctttttcttctctattCAAGATAAAATTTAAATCCCCAGCAAGGATCCAGGGATAATTGTATTGAACGCTAATGTCAATCAAGTAGTTCCATTGATTTTCcctatcaacatcattcaatttTCCATACATACAGGTGAAAAGAGACAAATTAGTTCTAGCATCAAGTTTAACTAAACAATTGATAATATTGAACATGTGATCCACAACAGTGAGGTCAGTGCCATCCTTCCAGAGAAGGCATAATCCACCATAATAACCTATTGGGTCATAGAATAATATGTTGGGGTAATTGTATCTAGCTACCAATCTCTGCATCTTTTTCCTATGGGATTTAGTCTCACACAAGAAGATGATGTCTGGGTCATTAGCTCTAATTAGATCCTTAAGATGGTTTCTAGTATTTTTGGTACCAAACCCCTGAACATTCCATGAGagtattttcatttttgaaaattgaagagaaataaccgaaaactgatgaacaacaaCCCTAGTATTATGAATGGGAGAATGAGAAAAATAGATGAAAAATTTAAAGAAGTTGCAAACCTGATTTGCAGTTCTCATCTGAGATTCAATAGGTGGGGCTGATGGGGTTTTCCAGTCAATCCTCCGTTATCTACATCCTCCATAGTGAAATCATAATCTCTTGCATTAGTGGCTCCAGTCTCAGTATAACAGACTCTACCTTCAATTTGGGTATGATCGATTTCATGATTGGTGCAGCTAGGGTTCTGACTTTGATTTGGGAATTTTGTTCAATGAGAATGTAGTTATCCTCGATCTCGTCGTCTCTTAGACTTTTATTTTTCCTCGGGTCGGGTCTTTCCTCCTCCGAATCCATCAGCCCATTAATCTGATTTTTTAGCCCATCAGCAGTATCCGAGTTCTCAACACATTACATCATCTCATGGATTTTATGCTCATTTTTAGCATAGAAATCTGCAAACTGCTTTTCTGTCATGCGATAAATGAACAGATTCCATGTTATTTCTTCACACTCCTCCTCATTATGGTCAAGGACAAAGCAGTGGGTGCAGATTTTTTTTGGTTGCTTTTCGAAGTGATATTTTACCCATACTCTTTGTTTTGTTGCAGTTAGAAGCCAAACACCACGCTTGAGAGGTTTTCTCAAGTCCACTTCAATTCTTGCGTTCACCATTCTTCCTCTAATTGAGAATCCCGGCTTGGAGTCTTCATCAATTCTTCTCCCAATATCCGAGCACATCTTGTCAATTATGCCTCTGTCCAAGTGTTCCAACGCTAACCCACTCATTAACACTGAGAAAACTTGATGTGTGAGGGAATAATCCTTTAGTTGAATAGAAGCATCATATTTTTGCAAAACGACCATATTAAAATCCATAATCCACAGAACTTTTTTTAGTACATCTTCCACCTCATCTTCATTTTTGAACTTGAAGACATACATGTTACGGCTCATTGTGTGTATCTCCACCCTACGATACTTCCTCCAAATAATATTCACATCTTTTTGAACTCCATCAAAGTCTGCATCATCCTTTGAAATGATTTTTCCGATGAGACAGTTTTTCCACTTATTTGCTGCTTCATCAACTTCCTTAGCCGATATTAGACTGCTGCTTAGGTTTACTGAATGACTTATGTTAGTTTCCTTCATCCTTCTAGTAATGGCTGCCATGGATGACAACTGGAGATTTGAGATTTGATACATATTGgttataaaccctaaaattcattTTCTTTATAAACATGTACATTCGATTAGGGTTTCTCGGATTGTAGCTCACTATACCAAAAATATTATCCTATTTAGGCTAAGTGTAACAATGCAGAAAGTGATATCCGCAGGAAATCTTGGCTCTATAGTTGGTAACCGGAATACAAAAAATTTTGAGTATATTTTCAGCGCTTTTTCTTTCGGTGAATTTTCGTAATTACCCTCATAAGATGAAAGATTGTTACTTGCACCACACTAGATCTCTAAGGTTTTGATGATTTCTGAATTTTATAATGATGATTAGTTGGAAGAAAGGTAGCAAACGCCACTGATTTGGCTGTTACACAATTTGAGATAATGGCACGGATCTTAGAAGAGATAGTCGATTCCATACTGGATATAAAGAATAACACTACTGACTCAAACGAGGTTACTTTGAAAAACCCTAACACCACTGTTCCCTGAAGACCACCACTGGATCCCTATTGAATAATCGAATGAGTACTGCACATCAAAAGATTTTCCTCAcaataaaaataacaaagaaataaTCAGAGATATAAGATAAGTTGATAAAAACCAAAAACTATAAGAGGGTCTAAGATGTTCAAACAGAGATAATGCAATCTAATAAACACATGATAAGGATACGAAAACTTTTTAATAAATCTCGTGAAAATCAAAGAAAGAGAGTTTTCATCGTTCGCAAACATCTTCTATGGTTTGATAACTGGATACCCAGTGACTAGTCGACTATTCCAAGTACAGTGTGAGGATTTGTTAAAATGTTACATAAAAGAATAGCCAGTTGGGTAGGGAAGTTGCTTGCATTTAAGGATAAAATCACTTTAATAAAATCTATATTATGTTGTATCCTTATTTATAATATGTCAATATACAAATGGCCAGTGAGGGTGATGAAAATTTATGAAAGAATGATCAGAAACTTTATCTGGTCCGGAGATTCATCGGATACAAAATGTTTTACATTGAAATAGGATAAAGCATACTCTCCAATGGACGAAGGTGGTTTGGGAATAATGAGActaaaagtaataaataaatatttattgaTAAAACTGTTATAGAAATACAGAATTCTGAGGCTGAATGGGCTATGTATATGAGAGCAAAATTCAATACAATTAATGGACAATGGATAACTGGTTACAGGAAATCTTCAGTGTGGCCTGGTTTAAAATGGATAATGGATGAAGTAAAACAACATACAAGGTGGAAGTCTGAATAGGTGAGAAGTTTTATGTTTGGAGGGATGTATAGGTGAAGTATTTTATGTGATTTGTTTCCCGATGATAAGTATATATTTCAAATTAAAGATATGATGGTTTCTGATTTAATAGTGGATGGTGAGTGGCTAGTTCCTCAAAGGATGCTGAACTACTTCATGGTGGAAGAGTTACCAGTTATATCAAGATGTGAAGATAAAATGATTTGGTCTGGCACAATGTCTGGTGAGTTTACAATGAGCTCTGCAGTAGAACTAATCAAAAATCACTATAATAAGGTTAAATGGGCAAAAAAGGTACGGCATCTTGTCCGCCACCCTACAACAACTAGTAATGTATGGAAGATGGTTAGGGGAATATGTACTACTTATGAGAAAATGCAAGGAAAAGGTTTCAGTTTAGCCTCTAAATGTTATTATGTGGAAATGATTCTTAAAATATTGAACACATTCTGTGGTATTGCAATTTTAGTCAATTGATATGGAAATGGCTTGGTGGGATCTTCTTATTTTGTAATCTTGAATCTTATGATGATGTGATGAAATTTTCTAAGCATAAAAGCAGTGCAGTTAAAGAGGTGTGGATTTTGGCTGCTTCAATTACTATGATGGAACTTTGGTTCTTACGCAATATAGTAGTTTTTGAAGAGGAGAAAGTGGATACGGAGagattcaaaataaaataaagaaattttaTAAAAGATTGTGCAGTGATAATGAAAGGTTTAATGTTGAAAACATTTTCAATGCTGATGCCGACAACCCACCAGTCAATCTGGAGGGCTCCTTGGAACCTGTGGACTTGCGAGAGGAGGACTTTCCCACCATCCTCGAATGTGAAGTAAAAGAGGCCCTGAAAGGTACAAAGCGAGGGAAGGTACTGGGACCTAATACCATCCCGATTGAGGTGTGGAAGTCCCTGGGAGATGAAGGGATTAGTTGGCTGACCAAGCTCTTCAACATCATCTGTCGTTCAAACAATATGCCAAATGAGTGGCGAAGAAGCGTCATCGTGCCGATCTTTAAAAATAAAGGGGACATCCAGAGTTGTACTAACTACAGGGgcataaaacttatgagacacaCAATGAAACTCCGGGAACGTGTTATCGACCGTCGGTTACGAGGGAAATCGAGTGTTACGAAGAATCAGTTTGGGTTTATGCCAGGGAGATCCACCACTGAAGCGATTTTCCTGGTTAGACAGATGATGGAGCGCTACCGAGAACAAGTGCGCAACCTGCATATGGTCTTCATAGACCTTGAGAAGGCCTATGACAAAGTCCCACGGGAGGTACTGTGGTGGGCACTCGAGTAAAAGAGGATACCACCAAAATATATATCCCTTATTAAGGATATGTATGAGGGAGCGGTCACAGGGTCAGGACGTGTGACGGTATCTCGAATGACTTCCCTATCAAAATCGGACTACACCAAGGGTCAGCATTGATCCCATATCTGTTTGTGCTAGTACACGACCAAGTCACGAAGGATATACATGGGGAGATCCCCTGGTGTATGCTCTTTGCGGACGATGTGGCACTTATTGGGGAGTCCAAGGAAGAGATAGAAGTTAAGATTGAGTTGAGGCACCAGACTCTGGAATCGAAGGCCTTTAGACTCAGTAGAACAAAGACTGAGTATCTGAAGTGTGACTTTGACGAAACCGGGTTGGATGATGGAGAACTGTTAGTTGACGACCATATTGTACCAAGGAAAGAATCCTTTCGATATCTGGGATCTATGATCCAGAGTGATGGGGACATAAAGGAGGACATTAGACACAGATCCCAGTCAGGTTGGGCTAAATGGAGACTGGCGACTGGAGTCCTCTGCGATCGTAAGGTGCCAGTTAAACTGAAAGGAAAATTCTATAGAACAGCAATCAGACCCGCGATGTTGTACGGAGCGGAATGCTTGGAAAATAGAAGCACGCACCTCATGGCGCTCCATGTGACGGAAATGATGATGCTAAGGTTGGCATGTGGACACACAAGGCGCGATAAAATCAGAAATGATTGTGTCCGTGGGAAACTTGGGGTAGCACCAGTGAAAGATATACTGTCACAACATCGGTTACGCTGGTTCGGGCATCTCCAACGAAGACCACCGGACGCACCAGTTCGATTAGGACGCATCACACGGCCGGAAGGTAGAATGAAACGTCCGGGACGACCGAAACTCACATGGGATGAATTCATTAAACGAGACCTGACTGACCGAGGCTTGGAGAGAGAGTTGGCGCTCGACATAAATGCGTGGAAAGCAGTGATTCACGTGAAGGAGGTATTTACACGAGGTACATGAGTTGACCCTATTACCTTTGACTTTTGTCACTTTTATTAGTAGGATTGTCTAAATCGCGAACATGTAAACAACCATAGCATAAGTGTGAATGGGGGAGACCCCCCCAGTAGCTCTGCAGCTCGCGGGATTATGAATGGGGGAGACCCCCAAGTAGCCCTGCAGTCGGGACACGGAATATGTGGATACATCACCTTAATGGTCGCGAACGCGTAATCCCACTGAAGTGATACCCACTGCACCCTCTGTACCGAAAGAGAACAAGACATGGGATGTGTTAAGGAATTACTCTTGCCTTCGGGTAAGTTGCGCCCAGGCCTGCAGGCAGCCGGTGTAAAACTTTAGCCGCATCTCTGGAGATAAGATCGTTACGAGCTCTGGTTCTGGGGAATCAAAGGTTTAATGTGGGATTGTAGCTATGATTTCCAGGTACTCAGTGATCTTAATCTGGATAGAACACCAATAAAGACACATAGGATAGTAGAGGTAAGATTTCATCTTCCTGCATTAAACCAAACTttgatttgttgtgatggtgcttccaGGGACAATCCGGTTTGGAAGGTCTTGGTTTTATGTGCATAAGTACTAATGGATATTTTGTACGTACATGTTGAATCAAAAGGATTGGGAATTGCTACTAATTTCATAGCTGAGATCATGGCTGTTATAGGAGATGCAGAATGGGCAGTGCTGAACAGGTGACTAAAACATTCTTATTAGCTCAGATTTATATGCTACAATGAAGGCTTATATATCTGATAAATTACCATGGTTTGTTCAGGTGAGATGAGATATAATAAAAAGTCTGTTGCTAAATGTTCAATTTGTCCATAGTGTGAGGGAAATAAATTTTACAGCAGATGCTTTGGCTAAGAGAGGTGTAGGATTAGAGAGAGGTTTTAGTCATAAATACATGACTAGACCAaatttcataataataattgagTCACTTGTATATGTTTACTATAGGTCCTGTTAAATCTTATAGACTAAATGGATCTGTAAGTTGTTTTTTTCTGATTcattttctgttttgtttttttgttgtttttgctttTCTGCTTCTTTggagtttttgtaatttttggtttCAATGAGTTAATAAAATCAAtttatttagcaaaaaaaaaaatgttgatggATCATTTCCGTGTTTTGAGAAATATACGATTAGTTATGATATTGTTATCGCGCTTTAAAATtcttgaaaagtttaagattataTATTAATCCTATGGATCCAATCCACCATATCTAACTCAGTAATTTGTTATCTTGTTGGTGCTAACACTTATAATGGATTGTGTAAAACAATCGAAGCAATATCTTCTCAGAATTATATTACATATTAAATTATATACCATGTTTCACGGTCTTAAAATTACTAGAtctgttgcttcttttcctattGAAGTGAAAAAAAATTTCGATTTGCTTTGTCGTGTCTCCAATAATGAATTGGTTGTGAGTATTCTCTCAGGTGT encodes the following:
- the LOC113312305 gene encoding uncharacterized protein LOC113312305; translation: MAAITRRMKETNISHSVNLSSSLISAKEVDEAANKWKNCLIGKIISKDDADFDGVQKDVNIIWRKYRRVEIHTMSRNMYVFKFKNEDEVEDVLKKVLWIMDFNMVVLQKYDASIQLKDYSLTHQVFSVLMSGLALEHLDRGIIDKMCSDIGRRIDEDSKPGFSIRGRMVNARIEVDLRKPLKRGVWLLTATKQRVWVKYHFEKQPKKICTHCFVLDHNEEECEEITWNLFIYRMTEKQFADFYAKNEHKIHEMM